A stretch of the Macaca mulatta isolate MMU2019108-1 chromosome 16, T2T-MMU8v2.0, whole genome shotgun sequence genome encodes the following:
- the LOC106994132 gene encoding large ribosomal subunit protein eL42-like encodes MVRGIKNIQVLSVLITLTQTVNVPTTRWTLCKKCGKHQPHEVTQYKRGKDSLYAQGKRRYDRKQSGYGGQTKLIFRKKAETTKTVLRLECVEPNCRSKRMLAIKRCKHFELGEDKKRKGQVIQF; translated from the exons ATGGTGAG aggaattaaaaatatacaagtcCTTTCTGTGCTGATAACACTCACGCAAACGGTCAACGTTCCTACAACTCGCTGGACTCTCTGTAAGAAGTGTGGCAAGCACCAACCCCACGAAGTGACACAGTACAAGAGGGGCAAGGATTCTCTGTATGCCCAGGGAAAGCGGCGTTATGACAGGAAGCAGAGTGGCTACGGTGGGCAGACTAAGCTGATTTTCCGGAAAAAGGCTGAAACCACAAAGACTGTGCTAAGGCTTGAGTGCGTTGAGCCCAACTGCAGATCTAAGAGAATGCTGGCTATTAAAAGATGCAAGCATTTTGAACTGGGAGAAGATAAGAAGAGAAAGGGCCAAGTGATCCAGTTCTAA